GAGCAATCCGATTATCTCGAGACGTGTTATCTCTTGCTAAATGGCGAGCTTCCAAACGCCGATCAGAAAAGAGAATTTGTCGACATGGTCACGAACCACACAATGGTTCACGAGCAGATTCGAACGTTCTTTAATGGCTTTCGACGGGACGCTCACCCTATGGCCATTATGTGCGGGGTTGTAGGCGCACTCTCGGCTTTCTACCACGACTCTACTGACATTTCAGACCCTTATCATCGAGAAGTCGCCGCGTTCAGACTAATCGCTAAAATGCCTACGATCGCAGCCATGAGCTACAAATTCTCAATCGGACAGCCGTTCATGTACCCGCGAAACGACCTCGATTACTCGGCAAACTTTCTGCACATGATGTTTGGCAACCCCTGCGAGCCGTCCGTTATTTCGCCTACGATCGCACGCGCAATGGATCGTATTTTCCTTTTGCACGCGGACCACGAGCAAAACGCGTCTACATCGACAGTTCGCCTGGCTGGCTCGTCACAGGCCAACCCATTCGCCTGTATCGCAGCAGGTATCGCTGCGCTCTGGGGCCCGTCGCATGGCGGAGCTAATGAAGCCGTAGTGAAAATGCTCGATGAAATTGGTGACGTATCGCGCATTGATGAGTTTGTTGCAAAAGCAAAAGACAAGAATGACCCGTTCCGCCTCATGGGTTTTGGACATCGCGTTTACAAAAACTTTGACCCGCGGGCTAAAGTGATGAAGCAGGCGGCAGATGAAGTGCTTGCAGAGCTTGGGATCCAGGACGAAAACCTTGAAATCGCCAAGCGACTCGAGGAAATCGCCCTTAACGACCCTTACTTTATCGAGAAAAAACTCTACCCCAATGTGGATTTTTACTCGGGCATTATCCTCAAGGCACTGGGCATTCCAACGTCCATGTTCACCGTCATCTTTGCCGTAGGTCGAACGGTTGGCTGGGTCGCACACTGGAATGAAATGATTGGCGGTAGCTATCGTATCGGGCGACCTCGCCAGCTCTACACTGGCTATTCTGCCCGTGATTTCGTATCGGTAGAGGACCGATAACCATGTCTGGCGTCAATAAGCGCGTTGCCCTTTCCGGCGCGGGTCTCTATACGCCAACCGAATCGGTCAGTAATTCCGAGCTCGTGGAATCATTC
The Candidatus Paraluminiphilus aquimaris genome window above contains:
- the gltA gene encoding citrate synthase, encoding MTSKTAKLSIPQRDNTTMDIDLPVYEGSEGPDVVDVAKLTAQGHFTFDPGFTSTASCESKITYIDGEKGILLHRGYPIEQLAEQSDYLETCYLLLNGELPNADQKREFVDMVTNHTMVHEQIRTFFNGFRRDAHPMAIMCGVVGALSAFYHDSTDISDPYHREVAAFRLIAKMPTIAAMSYKFSIGQPFMYPRNDLDYSANFLHMMFGNPCEPSVISPTIARAMDRIFLLHADHEQNASTSTVRLAGSSQANPFACIAAGIAALWGPSHGGANEAVVKMLDEIGDVSRIDEFVAKAKDKNDPFRLMGFGHRVYKNFDPRAKVMKQAADEVLAELGIQDENLEIAKRLEEIALNDPYFIEKKLYPNVDFYSGIILKALGIPTSMFTVIFAVGRTVGWVAHWNEMIGGSYRIGRPRQLYTGYSARDFVSVEDR